In Nerophis lumbriciformis linkage group LG04, RoL_Nlum_v2.1, whole genome shotgun sequence, a single window of DNA contains:
- the nppcl gene encoding C-type natriuretic peptide-like, translated as MMLCPLLLGATLLVMAPLDTSEARVLHPPPDSSAQLMEQLLDHYDLENLLNSPAEEQFTLSSDSKASEFPAKWVDVQAETPWLRLLREAMANQKRAETEQRSRRGWNRGCFGLKLDRIGSMSGLGC; from the exons ATGATGCTTTGTCCCTTGTTGCTGGGGGCCACTCTGCTCGTCATGGCCCCCCTTGACACCTCTGAGGCTCGCGTGCTGCACCCTCCTCCTGATAGCAGCGCACAG TTAATGGAGCAGCTGCTGGACCATTACGACTTGGAGAACCTCTTAAACAGCCCGGCAGAGGAGCAGTTCACCTTGTCCTCCGACTCCAAAGCTTCAGAGTTCCCCGCCAAGTGGGTCGACGTCCAGGCGGAGACACCCTGGCTCCGCCTCCTCAGAGAGGCCATGGCCAATCAGAAGCGAGCGGAGACAGAGCAGCGCTCGCGGAGGGGATGGAACCGAGGTTGCTTTGGTCTCAAACTGGACCGAATCGGGTCCATGAGCGGATTGGGCTGCTAG
- the ncapd2 gene encoding condensin complex subunit 1: MSWDFFLPVCVGDLVKSGGINQYVVQDVVSPKQLPSYLSRFKAALRSQGPLCILEHFDTAYSVLQHTHSVDLSVKEDTLELLVQVVNSLATSLPVLLLSTSVSAAERKEKLNAVKMSVFLLCKITEYLESDSYRQSIITTSGKSGKKTKTGERLLQWDSERDSVLQALVQLLQLDIRSLWNLSLVEEEFISCVTCCCYKLLENPTISHVKSKPTRDGIIHLLGVLIKKYNHLLGASVKVIQLLQHFEQLSSVFAQAVCVWSTEYGMRAIIGEVIREIGQKSSEELAREGSGVKAFAAFLSELGALLPELLIPNISVLITHLEGESHTMRVAVCEVLGEILMHVLCGDKLDESGKADRDRFFDTLQEHLHDTHSHVRARVLQVYTRIVNSKALPLCRYSEVMSLAVGRLMDKSINAVKSAIQLLAAFIAHNPYSCKLSSADLKKPLEKEMAKLKEIKDKLMEKTPVPVIKASELWDAMEPELHVTVLSELDLFGDAERKKPKDDDDENVVDDDRATAVMIAQYLRVNKYRNAVRLCVKAHSCFPKSEMFAALSTLTPETLMNTLALLFKGSDKDSSEPSHSLPPTPQKEGDQEADDAELKKQEMLVQYLRDTETFALQVERAISVINSMLYWKTTSVVQEAVQFCVAVCEFSVANSLSGVRKMLPLVWSTDAAIKDAVVQAYRRLYLNPQGETTRMKAQTLVDSLSELMVDASLGTIQCLEEIVQEFFGSGSSLESTVVQVLWERFTGKTETSALCRRAAVLLLGMATRAEREVVLSNLDTLCSVALGEKVTEDFLLARDTIITICNITDHIRQSRGAPFRLPQEHQLFTCLTHAIAEGAMMEDTHWQSFMEQAVRLIYFLAECPDQLCSRLLQRTTRLLLDQVAEGQQVNNDGNQIQDDEESGEQVNSVCLAQLLALCGSVAFWQVSHLERSVSSELRRRRGETEEREEKEKGPSSKVKQTINDSTMEEDLGLVGASAEDTEAELIRKICETELLAEENLLCAFLPLLVKVCSSPGRYSHPQLTTAACLALSQYMMISPSVCEEHSRLMFTVLERSALPVVRANAIIALGDLTVRFPNILEPWTQNLYARLSDEVPSVRQTAVTVLTQLVLKDVLKVKGQVSEVAVLLIDPEPHIASLALNFFNELATKDNAIYNLLPDIISRLSDPERGMSSEDFNTIMKQLFSYITKERQTESLVEKLCHRFRTARTERQWCDLAISLSLLSMCERGFKRLQECWECYSDKLTEPGVYQPLLAITAKLRRGAKLQFKSQVDEFEKRLTAVHTRGLENVESPDMNEEDQKEGQSSDKTLMRKSKRGKSKQSVCSRDDSFVTPRKTRKSKKPAITFSSDEEEDEEDAVLTESETPKVTTPISRTSRRSRLRN, translated from the exons ATGTCGTGGGACTTTTTCCTGCCCGTTTGTGTGGGCGACCTGGTCAAGTCTGGAGGAATAAACCAATACGTCGTGCAAGATGTGGTCTCCCCGAAACAGCTCCCGTCCTATCTTAGCA GATTCAAGGCAGCATTGAGAAGCCAAGGGCCTTTGTGCATTCTAGAACACTTTGACACAGCATACAGTGTATTACA GCATACCCACTCAGTGGATTTGAGTGTGAAGGAGGACACACTGGAATTGCTGGTGCAAG TTGTTAACAGCCTGGCGACTTCCCTACCCGTCCTGCTTCTCTCCACCTCTGTCTCGGCGGCAGAGCGTAAGGAAAAGCTCAACGCTGTTAAGATGAGTGTATTCCTTCTCTGCAAAATCACAGAGTACCTCGAAAGTGACTCCTACAGGCAGAGCATTATCACGACATCTGGAAAG AGTGGTAAAAAGACCAAAACTGGCGAGCGACTTTTGCAGTGGGACAGTGAAAGGGACAGTGTTCTTCAGGCCCTCGTGCAGCTCCTCCAGTTGGATATCCGTTCCCTCTGGAACCTCTCTCTGGTAGAGGAAGAGTTTATCAG CTGCGTGACCTGTTGTTGCTACAAACTACTCGAGAATCCGACCATCAGTCACGTCAAGAGCAAACCCACCAGAGATGGTATTATCCATTTGCTTGGAGTGCTGATCAAGAAGTACAATCACCTCCTTG GCGCAAGTGTGAAGGTGATCCAGTTGCTGCAGCATTTTGAGCAGTTGTCATCTGTCTTTGCGCAAGCTGTGTGCGTGTGGAGTACAGAATATGGAATGAGAGCAATCATAGGAGAAGTAATAAG GGAGATTGGCCAAAAGTCAAGCGAAGAGCTTGCCAGAGAGGGGTCAGGGGTCAAAGCATTTGCTGCTTTCCTCTCTGAACTTGGTGCTTTGTTACCAGAATTACTGATCCCCAACATTAGTGTGCTTATTACCCACCTGGAAGGAGAG AGCCACACAATGCGCGTGGCCGTGTGTGAGGTACTGGGAGAGATCCTGATGCATGTCCTGTGCGGCGACAAGCTGGACGAGTCCGGAAAGGCTGACCGGGACCGCTTCTTTGACACGCTGCAGGAGCATCTGCACGACACGCACTCCCATGTCAGAGCGCGCGTATTGCAAGTGTACACGCGTATTGTCAACAGCAAA GCATTGCCGCTTTGTCGCTACAGTGAGGTGATGAGTCTCGCTGTTGGGCGCCTGATGGACAAATCCATCAATGCTGTGAAGAGCGCCATCCAGCTGCTGGCAGCCTTCATAGCACACAACCCCTACAGCTGCAAG ttgagCAGCGCCGATCTGAAAAAACCTTTGGAGAAAGAGATGGCTAAGCTCAAAGAGATTAAAGATAAACTGATGGAGAAGACACCAG TGCCTGTCATTAAAGCGTCAGAGCTGTGGGATGCCATGGAACCTGAGTTGCACGTCACTGTCCTGTCTGAGCTGGACCTGTTCGGTGATGCTGAGAGGAAGAAACCTAAAGACGATGATGATGAGAATGTGGTGGATGACGACAGGGCCACAGCAGTGATGATAGCTCAGTACCTGCGGGTAAACAAGTACAG GAATGCGGTGCGTCTTTGTGTAAAAGCCCACAGTTGCTTCCCCAAATCGGAGATGTTTGCTGCCCTGTCTACTCTCACTCCAGAGACTCTAATGAACACGCTGGCTCTGCTCTTCAAAG GGTCTGATAAGGATTCTTCTGAGCCCAGCCACAGCTTGCCTCCCACTCCACAGAAGGAGGGCGATCAAGAGGCAGACGATGCAGAGCTGAAGAAGCAGGAGATGTTGGTGCAGTACCTGAGAGATACAGAAACATTCGCCCTTCAAGTGGAGAGGGCCATCTCTGTCATCAACTCCATGCTCTACTGGAAAACCACTTCAG TGGTTCAGGAGGCAGTGCAGTTTTGCGTTGCGGTGTGCGAGTTCAGTGTTGCCAACTCTCTCAGCGGAGTAAGGAAGATGTTGCCATTGGTTTGGTCGACTGACGCTGCCATCAAAGATGCTGTTGTCCAGGCTTACAGGCGCCTCTATCTCAACCCCCAAGGAGAGACCACCAG GATGAAAGCTCAGACTCTTGTGGATAGTCTTTCTGAACTGATGGTGGATGCATCTCTGGGAACAATTCAGTGTCTTGAGGAAATT GTGCAGGAGTTTTTTGGCAGTGGCAGCAGTTTGGAGTCGACTGTTGTGCAGGTTTTATGGGAAAGGTTTACTGGTAAAACTGAAACCTCTGCTCTGTGCAGGCGAGCTGCAGTGCTTCTGCTAGGCATGGCTACACG AGCTGAAAGGGAGGTGGTCCTCAGTAATTTGGACACTCTTTGTTCTGTGGCTTTGGGGGAAAAAGTGACTGAGGACTTTCTTTTGGCAAGGGACACCATTATCACCATCTGCAACATAACCGACCACATTAGG CAATCCAGAGGTGCACCGTTCAGACTGCCTCAGGAACATCAGCTCTTCACCTGCCTCACACATGCAATCGCTGAAG GTGCCATGATGGAGGACACTCACTGGCAGAGCTTCATGGAGCAAGCCGTCCGCCTCATCTACTTTCTGGCTGAATGCCCCGACCAGCTGTGCTCTCGGCTGCTCCAGCGCACCACCCGACTTCTTTTAGATCAAGTTGCAGAAGGCCAACAGGTCAACAACGATGGCAATCAAATACAAGATGATGAAGAGTCTGGTGAACAAG TGAACAGTGTGTGTCTGGCTCAGTTGCTGGCCCTGTGCGGTTCTGTGGCCTTCTGGCAGGTGTCTCACCTTGAGCGTAGTGTAAGCAGTGAGCTGCGAAGGCGCAGAGGAGAGACTGAGGAGAGGGAGGAAAAGGAAAAGGGCCCATCCAGCAAAGTTAAG CAAACAATCAATGACAGCACAATGGAGGAGGATCTGGGCTTAGTCGGCGCCTCTGCAGAAGACACAGAGGCCGAGCTCATCCGCAAGATCTGTGAGACGGAATTACTGGCTG AGGAGAACCTCTTGTGTGCGTTTCTTCCCTTGCTAGTGAAAGTCTGCAGCTCCCCTGGACGCTATTCCCACCCACAGCTCACCACTGCTGCTTGTTTGGCCCTGTCACAGTACATGATGATTAG tCCGTCCGTTTGCGAGGAGCATTCCCGGCTAATGTTTACAGTACTGGAGCGCTCTGCTCTTCCTGTCGTCAGGGCCAATGCCATCATTGCCCTGGGAGATCTCACCGTCCGCTTCCCTAACATTTTAGAGCCCTGGACACAGAATTTATATGCAAG GCTCAGTGACGAGGTTCCCTCAGTGAGGCAGACAGCCGTGACGGTGCTGACACAATTGGTGCTTAAGGATGTTCTTAAGGTCAAGGGTCAAGTCAGTGAAGTGGCCGTGCTGCTAATTGACCCCGAGCCTCACATTGCCAGCCTGGCCCTCAACTTCTTCAATGAGCTGGCCACCAAG GATAATGCAATTTACAACCTGCTTCCGGACATCATCAGTCGTCTATCCGACCCTGAGAGAGGCATGAGCTCTGAGGACTTCAACACCATCATGAA GCAGCTCTTCTCCTACATCACCAAAGAGAGGCAGACCGAGTCTCTGGTGGAGAAACTTTGTCATCGCTTCAGGACTGCCAG GACGGAGCGTCAGTGGTGTGACTTAGCCATCTCTCTGTCCCTGCTGTCCATGTGTGAGCGTGGCTTCAAGAGGCTGCAGGAGTGCTGGGAGTGTTACAGTGACAAGCTGACTGAGCCCGGCGTTTATCAGCCCCTGCTCGCCATCACTGCCAAGCTGCGACGCGGTGCCAAGCTCCAATTCAAG AGCCAAGTAGACGAGTTCGAGAAGCGGCTGACGGCGGTCCACACACGCGGCTTGGAGAATGTGGAAAGTCCTGATATGAATGAAGAGGACCAAAAAGAGGGACAATCTTCTGATAAGACACTTATGCGGAAGTCTAAGAGAG GTAAATCAAAGCAGTCAGTTTGCAGCCGCGATGACAGTTTTGTGACTCCTCGAAAAACTCGCAAGTCAAAGAAACCTGCTATTACTTTCTCCAGTGATGAGGAGGAGGACGAAGAGG ATGCTGTTTTGACGGAGAGCGAGACCCCTAAAGTCACCACGCCAATTTCCCGCACATCTCGCCGATCTCGCCTCAGAAACTGa
- the ing4 gene encoding inhibitor of growth protein 4 isoform X2: MRDLDQRTEDLKGQIDSLAKEYTSNARTLSSEQKLSILRQIQQSYSKCKEFGDDKVQLAMQTYEMVDKHIRRLDTDLARFEADLKEKQIESTDYDSTSSKGKKGDTRQKEKKSAKTRSKVKSSDEDGSPKSTQKKVKLLQTGEFNSPASNFGNVHPSDVLDMPVDPNEPTYCLCHQVSYGEMIGCDNTDCSIEWFHFACVGLTTKPRGKWYCPRCSQDRKRK, from the exons ATCTTAAAGGACAGATTGACTCCCTCGCAAAAGAATACACGTCAAATGCTCGGACCCTCTCCTCTGAGCAAAAGCTGTCCATTCTGAGGCAAATTCAACAGTCGTACAGCAAATGCAAAGAGTTTGGAGATGACAAAGTACAGCTGGCAATGCAGACCTATGAGATG GTTGACAAGCACATAAGACGTCTCGACACGGACCTAGCTCGATTTGAAGCTGACCTAAAGGAAAAACAGATTGAGAGCACAGATTATGATTCCACCTCTAGTAAAGGAAAGAAAG GAGACACCAGACAGAAGGAAAAGAAGTCGGCTAAAACAAGATCGAAAGTGAAGAGCTCAGATGAAGACGGCAGTCCCAAGAGCACCCAGAAGAAAGTCAAACTGCTTCAAAC GGGAGAATTCAACAGTCCTGCTTCCAACTTTGGGAATGTCCACCCGTCGGATGTTCTGGACATGCCGGTGGACCCCAACGAGCCCACCTACTGTCTGTGCCACCAGGTGTCCTATGGCGAGATGATTGGCTGCGACAACACTGAT TGCTCCATTGAGTGGTTCCACTTTGCATGCGTGGGTCTGACAACCAAACCAAGAGGAAAGTG GTATTGCCCACGCTGTTCTCAAGACCGAAAGAGAAAATAA